One Spinacia oleracea cultivar Varoflay chromosome 4, BTI_SOV_V1, whole genome shotgun sequence DNA segment encodes these proteins:
- the LOC130471512 gene encoding uncharacterized protein: MYQHLSGTHTKVPWRRIVCNNLATTKSVFILWLAMWRRLTTIDKLLTWIVVTSDVCLMCGSGSESRVLDFLHFTRPVAGFTAEVKWMIKSSKRGKGRHKMLLMFFAESVYSLWLNRNSKVYNQRKTATELFKEIQFRVASRVSNELSDRL; this comes from the exons ATGTACCAGCATCTAAGTGGTACTCACACAAAGGTACCTTGGAGGAGAATTGTATGTAACAACTTGGCTACCACTAAAAGTGTGTTTATCCTATGGCTTGCAATGTGGAGAAGGCTCACTACCATAGATAAGCTTCTAACTTGGATAGTTGTCACTTCTGATGTTTGTCTGATGTGTGGTTCTGGTTCTGAGTCT AGGGTGTTGGACTTCTTGCACTTCACAAGACCTGTTGCTGGGTTCACTGCAGAAGTCAAGTGGATGATCAAGAGTAGCAAGAGAGGTAAAGGTAGACATAAGATGTTGTTGATGTTCTTTGCAGAGAGTGTTTACTCTTTATGGCTGAACAGAAATAGTAAGGTTTATAACCAACGTAAAACTGCTACTGAACTGTTCAAAGAAATTCAGTTCAGAGTAGCTAGTAGAGTATCTAATGAGCTtagtgataggttatga
- the LOC130471511 gene encoding uncharacterized protein: protein MLLVWERLKVIKSKLKGIHNKEFKGIQERIDLSRQQLDLIQTQLQSHPTDSSLLVQGQECPNSLRKWLKVKEIASKQKSRLHWLKSGDANNKFFFAAVKERHKINGIDLLMDDSNVKLEKPEEIQKEVINFYSSLLGSCATQLPAIDITTMRSDSRLSYQDRISLCLPVTNAEINLALKGIDDSKAPEAAAKTSKLLQKVVGKVVSECQAGFITGRHIADNILLATELVKGYNRKHLSPSVLINGKTCPPLGDPLSPFLFALGMEYLSRNMQQLKKDPNFNFPPKCEKLNITHMMFAHDLLMFCRADLTSASMLFQKFLLFSQASGLEENLQRQILDELRIPTGDFPFRYLGVPLSTKKLAYIQCKPLIDRVLARAKSWTTRYLSYAGRLQLVKTILLSLQSFWCQIFVLPKKVIREIQRYCRVYMWISDTTTSKKALVSWANICLPRSAGGWNIKDMETWNKAAVCKLLWDLTHKKDKMWVRWVDTYYIKGRSITGTHWC, encoded by the exons ATGCTCTTAGTTTGGGAGAGGTTGAAGGTGATTAAGAGTAAATTAAAAGGTATTCATAACAAAGAGTTTAAGGGGATCCAGGAACGGATTGATCTTTCTAGACAGCAGTTAGATCTCATTCAAACTCAGTTACAGTCTCACCCCACTGATAGTTCTTTGCTGGTTCAGGGACAGGAATGTCCGAATTCTCTCAGGAAGTGgttgaaagtgaaggaaatagctTCGAAGCAAAAATCAAGGTTGCATTGGTTGAAAAGTGGAGATGCCAACAACAAGTTCTTTTTTGCAGCTGTGAAAGAAAGGCATAAAATCAATGGAATTGACTTACTGATGGATGATAGTAATGTCAAACTTGAAAAACCAGAGGAAATCCAAAAGGAAGTGATTAACTTCTACTCTTCCCTTCTTGGATCTTGTGCTACTCAACTCCCTGCAATTGATATTACAACAATGAGGTCTGATTCCAGGTTAAGCTATCAAGATAGGATTTCTTTGTGCCTTCCAGTGACAAATGCTGAAATTAACTTGGCTCTTAAAGGTATTGATGATAGTAAGGCTCCAG AAGCAGCTGCTAAAACAAGTAAACT GTTGCAAAAAGTGGTGGGGAAAGTAGTGAGTGAATGTCAAGCTGGTTTTATTACTGGTAGACATATTGCAGATAATATTCTGTTGGCTACAGAATTGGTAAAGGGGTATAATAGGAAACACTTGTCTCCAAG TGTGCTCATCAATGGCAAAACATGTCCTCCCTTAGGTGACCCCTTGTCCCCTTTCCTTTTTGCTCTTGGCATGGAGTACCTGTCTAGAAACATGCAGCAGCTTAAAAAAGATCCTAATTTCAACTTTCCTCCTAAGTGTGAGAAGCTAAACATCACCCATATGATGTTTGCACATGACCTGCTTATGTTTTGTAGAGCTGACCTTACTTCCGCTTCAATGCTATTCCAAAAGTTCCTCTTGTTCTCTCAAGCTTCTGGTCTAGAAGAAAATCTGCAAAGGCAGATTTTGGATGAGCTTAGAATCCCAACAGGTGATTTCCCTTTTAGGTACTTAGGGGTGCCACTATCTACTAAAAAACTGGCATACATTCAATGTAAGCCACTAATTGATAGGGTGCTTGCTAGGGCCAAAAGTTGGACAACTAGATATTTGTCTTATGCAGGGAGGTTGCAGTTGGTTAAAACCATTTTGCTTAGCCTCCAATCTTTCTGGTGTCAGATCTTTGTTCTACCAAAAAAAGTGATTAGAGAAATCCAGAGGTATTGTAGGGTATATATGTGGATTAGTGATACCACAACTTCCAAGAAAGCCTTGGTGTCTTGGGCTAATATCTGCTTACCAAGGTCTGCTGGAGGGTGGAATATTAAAGACATGGAAACATGGAACAAGGCAGCAGTCTGTAAACTCCTATGGGACCTTACTCACAAAAAAGATAAAATGTGGGTTAGGTGGGTGGACACTTATTATATCAAAGGTAGGAGTATTACTGGAACTcattggtgttag